The sequence taaatactctttaaaatattgaagaaaaaaaaaagtaaacaCTCTTACACCTAAAACGGAACAAAAGTCTTGCCATCCTAacattgaattattatttttttcggAAAAAATGTTTGTTTAAAGTATTGCCTTCCTATTTTAATGACCAAATTAAATGGGTCTTtgtataattgtcaatttaattattttaaatgatgaaGAGCTTTTTAATGGTGTATTTCGGTTTTATCTTGTTGTTCTCCAAAACATTGGTACGACACTCTTTGTCAAATGTAACTGGTCTGGTCAGTTGTCACTTAGAAATGACAGTGGTTAGCTCTTTAATAGTGGGCAGTCCTCTAGTGTGGGATATTAGTTGTGATACTCCCTCTCAAGTTTAAGTTTAACTGGTTTGATTAGTTGTCACATAGAAATGGTAGCAGTAGCTCTTTTGGATAGCTGTTTGACTGGGGCTTTTTacataaatatgtaaaaaattaagtcaattaatttttatacctTCGACTccaaaatataacaaaattacattAGTATCAAGAAttcttacttttatatattcaagTTAAAGAAACGAATCTCATCTTCTTACAAAATAGTCAATTCATACATAACAATAGGTGATACATATCAACctatataaatacataataaatttaatagtagtctcatcaataaatatttaaaactaaatattctaaattttaaaatttattattagattattagaattttcaaattttcttattataattactttttctaaaattgttctagtttcttattaatttatattctattaataCAAAGAGAGTATGTACATTATCtagaattttcttatatataacGAATTATAACTataactataattttatagtattttattttataacaaattataactattaattataatagaaatatataaaaacttaataacTTCTATAATAGCTCACTATATAGAATAGAGttattatataagataaaagagttattatatattgttaataaatagttagctatttatataatattttgtacaatataaatttatacaatgtaattataattatatagtatCTATAAGTATATCataactatatattttaaaatttagtaaatttatgtttatattttgtgCATTTGATTTATATCTTacaaaagttatatatattgattattatatgaattaagtatataaaaagaatacattAATTATACATTACGTAAAAATGATTTtctaaaaacatataaaaaatatcttaaatacaTACggtaaataatatatattaaatatataatgcaTTTATTTCAGGTATATAACTCTTTGATGCTTATTGAATTTTGTTCGTTCaacttttaaatcttttatatattttttatttagatatggacataatatctatttttttccaCCACACTGAAcattggaaagaaaagaatgaggtatataaattttgatataacaTGTATTCTCGTACCGAAAGACAATAATTTCTCAAACCTCATTGTTAAGAGTACATAGTATACTATGAGCATATAATTCACGCTAAGTTTATTTTGGGTATACAAAGAGTATCATTGAAGTACATTATGAGCATATTTTGAGTATATAAAGAGTATTATCATAGTATATTATGAGCATATTCAACTTATACTCAAGCATGCTTATAtctaaaaattcttttgatgACAAGAAAACTAACACTTACACGTTTTAATTGAAGCAATAAAgtttctaaatatataaatatcattcataacaaattcaaacaaataaattctataatttaaaatatgtctgagagaaaatgataaatacTAAGCTAaaagttcttaaaaataaCTTCACTATATGATTTCTTAAGGTTTGAAAGTTGTAGAAAATGAATGTTagatcaaaattcaaatttatagaaaagTAAGAAATTAGATTtgttttgtaaaaaaaaacacctagaaaatagtatatatcGAGTATACACAGGTATATATAGGGATGAGAGATTGAGACACAGCGATTTATAGTATTTTggcaaaataattatttaagttCACTCCTCAATTTTTTGGTTGCAAAAttaaattccttttttttttttttgcaatgtTTTGCACTCAAACCTGTAAGGTTAACActcaaattttcaaattaagaAAGCATTGTGCAAATAGTTTGCCTAcactttctcttcttcctaAATAAATGACATTCACTTCTCTCCGCTACACGTTCCCTCCCTGCCTTTTCCGGACTCAAGTCTGCCTCATCTCCCATCCCATGCGTCACCTCCTCTAGTTGCAGCCATGACAACGATATTTCTGCTGCTCGCCGCCTCCAAACTCCAATCAAAACAACTGCAGTTGAAATCTTGATGCCACTACTGATACTGCATTGGTTGAAAAATCTGTCGATACAATTAGATTTCTTGCTATCGGGTTTGAATGGAGATGTTGGGGAATTTTCGAAATCAAAGGGTTTGGAAGAAATGAGTAGGAAATTAAGAAGAAATgaagagaagagagaagattcagttttttttaataatttttctgaattttaatagagtttaatatttgaataacttaaaataaagaagTGTGGAAATGATAGTATAAAAATAGtagaaaagaagataaaattttacacaatttatatattatagtaaaaaatcatttcaaaatattacCGGATTATCAGGTAGGTTATTGCTTAATCTAATGGCCAcaattaaaaagttttaatcTAATAGTTAAAATTCTTTAGGTGCATAATAAATTCAGGTGCACTATAAAATGActctatttattaataaaaggtTGGTTGGAAAAGTTTCGCCCTTAGCCAGAAGAAAATATGTTATGGGTCtctaatttctaataaaataatttttaatttagttttaactattttagttaatataagCTAAGCAACACCATGCCAAAACATATACATGTGTgctttatgattttaatttgagGTTGTTGGATTAATGAACCATGCATCAAAAGATAGGCAAGGAATATGAATCCAAAGTTGTCAATTGCTCAacataattcttctttttgtagAATATATAAGTCACTTTCTCCTATCTCCTTAGAGACATTGGCTGTAAAAGAAGATTCTCCacatatattttgttttttagaaaataataatatatacatgAGGACACATTAGTCATTTTCTCTAATTTGTTTgtgctctttctttctttctttcttttttttttttgttcttttccccTTCCCATGTccactatattatttttagaaaaactaaTACTAATGTGTTGGGtatcattatttataattgatatgcATGATCATCAATCAAGGAACTCGATGAATTTAGCCCAccttttcaatataaaaaaaataaaataatttaagagcGTTCAgataaaatggtaaaaatatatattcactTAATAAAGTTTCGAGttcgaattttaaaaatacaatgCACTAAAATTTTTGAAGTAATACTTTATCACCTATAAAAATTCTATCCGATACACTTTAAATTcactctaaatatatatatatatatatatatatatataaagaaattttcaaGTATCATTTGTTTGCTATGAAGCTATTTATACCATTCTATTTTTATGTCTTCAGGATAGATGATATTTAAATGCTTAATTCATGAAAAAAATTGtgtataaaataatgaaaatatttggAAAATGCATGAAAAGTTAAGGCCTATTATTAGGGTGCACCATTGggggtttatttattatagagATAATGGCCGGTTAGTAGAGGAAAAAACAACATTAACATGTTTCCTTGTTACTTTTAGTATTGAATATGAtgcaaaattacaaaataaggcaattgattgaaaaatatttgtagaaaattaactaaaagTTGATGACAAGTGGGCCAAATACACCATACCTAGCTAGTGCTTTCCAATTCCAATAGATGATAATAGTCACTACCTCCAAAAACAAATTACAAAGTGGCCATAATATCTTATAAAGATGTATCTATGTATTTAGATGTTATTCTTTTGGTGTGTGGgattttaatagatttaatgtaactatatatttaaagtttgaaatgaaatattaattaaattaaaaaatatctttactATCTCGTCTacatattcttatattttaaatgttgCTTTAGAAATTccaataattattcaattgcTCACtacttacaatttttttttttttttggaccAAAGCCTCGACACCCTTTCAATAGCTCACCACACCTCATCCCCATTTGCTCTTGAGTCTTCACTCCATCCTTTCACATACCATTTTCTCTACTTAATTTATTCTCTCTTTGCTCATCATCTTCTATGATCCAATGGCCAAAAGCTTCCTTGAAGCAATCTTTTTGGTCATATCATTGTTATTGATGAGTTCGCCATCCAAATTGATGTCACAAACTACTACTACGCTCCCCACCCAAACTACAATATACTCTTCACCTCCTCCACCTTTTTATGATGGCTGTCCTTACTCTTGTCAACCACCTCCCACTCCCACTACTAAATGCCCACCACCACCTTCACCGCCACTGCCATTGGTGCCACCAGCGCCGCCACAGCCATGGCTACCACCACCCGTTTGGTTTCCACCACCATTTCCATATTATGCTCCCCCTCCTCCTAACCCAATATTGCCTTATTTTCCATGGTTTTACAAGTTTCCTCCACCTCCAGAGTATTCACTAGCAATACGTCCACAGGGGAGAGTACTCATCACCGTCCCATGCTTGGTCTTTgtatcattatcattattatcattttagttACAGTTCTACTATAATTTCAAGTAATCAACAAGCCATTGTTCAGGTTGGAGCAGGAGTTTAGgaatgtttaattatttagcaGGCAATGTGGCTGGCAACTGGCAGGTATAGCTTCTTGGTTATTGCATGTGCATCACTTGTAATGGAAGTTAATGTCAAACATCTTTTGTATCTTCCATTTTAATATATGCAAGAAAAATTTATGGGAACTTGTTTGAGAATTTGAAACTGTTCCTCtacaaaagatatatatatagtcaGGATATCATATGCATGAAGAAATGTTGGGAATTCatgattttagtttaattagcCAAGAAAGAAACATTTGTGTTTAAGATAATTCCTTTCAACTACATAACCAGCTCCAGTTAATCTGCTTTGCTACATCATTGTTATTTTCAAATTGTTACAAATAATGGGAACTTCCAATATGGTAAGTATCTCTAGAAGagttttctaacattgacgCTTCGAAACATCCATGTAAATCTCTACTTAGTTCAGATTTTGTTAAAGCTGTTGAGACAATGGAAGAGAAATTATAGGAAAATAATAGTTATTTCTATACAGCTTATACGtgtcattttttattcattgtcATATATACACTGATGTAGATAAAAATTAGCCTTTGCACTATTGAgcaataatgataaatatgcTAGGGTGATAGAGAACTCTAAATATAAGTAAAACAAAATTAGGACATTAACGTTTCAATGAGCTTCCacttttagaaaattattgcATTATTTGGGTGTAAAAATTCTATATGCTTTTCAAGAAATTTCTTATCCTCCAACTTTTAGCTTTCTGTCAACCAGTGGGATATGAGGGATTATCTTTAATTTGCATGAGGCGGCCATTGTAGCATCTGGGCATTCCATTCCAAGCAGTTTAATAGAAGTTCTGGTGGTCCATCATTAGATTCCTTTGTTATTTTATCTAACTTTACAAACAAAGATATGCCACCTAACACATGAtgacaaattcaaaaatatttcattttgctgttttttcttttaattttccaaCTGTCCTGTCCAACTTAGTCGGTGAAAAGAATTATGCATGAACTAGAAgatcaaagaaaatagttaAGGTGTTTTAAGATACTCGATTTTTTGAACGGATTTTTTAAGAGTATATAATCAGATTTGAGCCgcttcaaaattaatttttgatatccaacattttaatttgtgtttgagttttatattCACAGGCAATGAATGctcatttaatataaatatttaacttttgcttacaatttttgttttgactgctataaaatttattaatattttcatttgtctaattagtattttatcTCAATATTAATAGGTtacttttgttaatttaatttttatcttctgATTTcgttaatattcaaataataaatgagCTTACTATGTGtgaacttattttatttatatagacAGATTATTAGAAAGTAGGATACCCATTATCTCActaatagttatatttatcagtataaaatataatcaaatttggaTAGATTTGAATAATATATAGATAATAATGGGATTTGAAAAAGGTACATAGAGTGAAACTAAATTCTTAAACAGAATTAAAACAGAATcaagataattatattttaaatgaattaaactTGAATGAATACCGCTTACGCGAACATCCTAACCGTtatcatttttagttttatacaACTATCAAATCACAcatgattttaaatatatcaaagccaaatacTAAGTAAACTCTCACCAAGATTGGTGAATGATGAACGAAAGACCTCTCTATCCATCATAAGTTAGGATACAAGCCAGCTCATCCTTAGCTTTTCAATCacttaagaaaagaaattattctaGCTTTTTTTGGAGAAATTAAACTCATATTTAAG comes from Ricinus communis isolate WT05 ecotype wild-type chromosome 5, ASM1957865v1, whole genome shotgun sequence and encodes:
- the LOC8276572 gene encoding extensin; amino-acid sequence: MAKSFLEAIFLVISLLLMSSPSKLMSQTTTTLPTQTTIYSSPPPPFYDGCPYSCQPPPTPTTKCPPPPSPPLPLVPPAPPQPWLPPPVWFPPPFPYYAPPPPNPILPYFPWFYKFPPPPEYSLAIRPQGRVLITVPCLVFVSLSLLSF